The sequence aagcctataagcacctcttccacctctaaatttcttgctttgttatctattttctaccaatgttttaaaaaatcaagctaagttttgaaaattaagaaaatgtaGGTcccatttagtaaccatttggtttttttatttttgtttttgaaatttaagcctatttcatccacatttcttacaatgatttgcatctttttaagtacaatggttgaattcttagccaaattccaaaaacaaaaataactttttgaaagttactgtttttagttctcaaattttggtttggttttttaaaccattggtaagaaatagataacaaaagaagaaatttagaagtagaagtagtatccataacttaattttcaaaaacaaaaataaagaacaaaatggttaccaaataggaccgtaatttttaaaagcatgtttttagtttttagaatttggctaagaattcaacttttttacttaagaaagatgaaaaacatagtaagaaattgagaggaaataggcttcattttcaaaaataaaaaaccaagaGCCAAGTGGTTATCAAACAGGACATTACATTGATGGATTGATTGTTGGTTATTTTGTTTACATCTCAACTGTATGGTTAGTTTGTGAGTGCACAAATCTCTCTCCCCATGGTTTGGTAAGTTGCACCGGGGCAGGGATTGTTTGGAGCTTGAAATCTGAGATTTTTTGGTATGAGTTGATCACTTGATCAATTTGAAATAACATATTGAGAGTTGTTGACTGGACATGAAGCTAACTACCTTAACGTACTTCCAAAATGGAATCTAGCATGATTTGGGAATGAATAATCATATTTGGCACTAGGATAAGCTTGCATTAACGTTGATTCATGTACTTTTGTTCCAAGGGTGGGTGAATGAGTGGTGCCAGATTTATTTTCTCTAATTGTTTATAGTGCTGGAGTGGTTCTAAGCAACACATTAAATGATAAATCTATGGATGCTCTTTAGTGAAGATGCCTTATGGTGCGCGCCTTAAAATCAAGAGTTTTGGTTTATGTAAGCTCAcaaattttatacatattttataatatttttatagaaaatcATTTGATCAGTCTTTGGCATATTCATTGTCAACGTTCTCAGAGTCAATAATACAAGCTGCTTGATAAGGTCTTGTACAGAACATCTTGAGCAAATTGCATTTACTAGAAGTTTTTTgtgtttaaagaaaaaagagataGAAGACACATTAAATAGCTATTATTTAAGATTGTTAATGGCTTCTAGATTGCATCTTTCTCTGGCATTTTTTCCCTAGAAATTGTGTGATTGGTGCGTATTGAGACTGCTTTAGTTGATTATTATCCTTAGGTTTAGATTTTGTCGAGCTTTTTCCAAGTTCTGGTGTGGCCTTGGTTTTGACCAATTCTGGTCATGATATGATGGAAGAAGTTATTCTTCACCTCTCTTTTCTAaacaaattgaatttcattgGCAAGTGTGATTCTTGGTAGTTCATAGAATATCTAGCTGTAAAGGAATCTGAGGGTTTTAAGAGGTCAGAGGTGTCTTGAGAGCTTGGAGTTTGGCTTCTAATGCCATTTATTTTGGCTGTCAGGTCTGTTTTTTTGTTGCAATATTCCTTTACTCTCAATAGTTGGGGTTCCTTCTTGTAATGTTTTATTGGCTTCTCTTTGCTTGGGCCTTTGTTGTTTGTTTGACTCTTTCTGTAATCTTTCATTATTATAAATGAAAgtgtttccttttaattaaagaaCATCAGTATTCTTAGATTCACGTACATGACTTGAATTTTATTCTCTTGAGCAGACTTCCTTTATACCTTGGAATGGTGGGAATCGGTTTAAATGTTGTCATCTTCATTTACACAAGTATGTCAGCCTGGAGCATTAGAAGGTTTGATGAAAAATGGGAACTAGCAAGCTTGTCAGTTTTACCAATTGTAACACTTCTTGGGCTTATCTCCTTTTGCTTGTAAGATAACCCCCCAACATTTTATGATATTGCAGTCTATTAACATTCATCATTCCTATCTTCTCTAATATTTAAACACATTTGTTTCATTTGTAGGTTGTCATTTGCTCTTTGGCCAATATGGGGTTTCCTGACCATTCCTCTTCTGGTACGAATCACATGCTTTTGGTTTTGGCATTTATCGATTATTAGGTTTATAATATGGCATACAATGACTACGACTCCTCTTTGGTGTTGCTGCAGTTCACTTTGTTCATGGCATGCATGGTTGTATTTCCCAATATAATGATTGGGAAATTTAGGCCTCAGAGTGATGTTCTCCGTACAGATTAACGAACTCGATCAAAGTGATGCATTGGGAAAAGATTGATTTTAAATCACATATGATTAGTTGGACTGGCTTGAGATAAGAGAAGGTTCTGATTTGGATCGAATAATTCATGCTTACCATGATTCTCCGTAAGCCAACTGCCTGATCCTCAATCGATTCAAATTCCGACGTTGCCAGAATTCTGGCATTTGCTATTTTGTTATGACCACAACCGGAGCAGTATTCTTATATCGTTACATCTTTTGTTAGCAAAGTACATTTACTTTGTTATGTAGTTTAGTTGCCTCAATTTTTTTCATTGGAAAGTAGGTGTGTGGCGTGCCTCATTATTCATGTAGGCGATTCATTTCATTTTAGCATCTTCTTTGTGATAAATTTGTTTGTGTTTGTAAGCTAACATAACTTCACTGGCATCCTTAGCACAAGGAAAGGGAAAAGGAGAGTCTCATTAGACAATATGAAGTGGTTGAGTTTGGTAGGACTGTAAAGTTATGAGAAATACTGTTTCGGTGAAGTTACTTGAATGAATGATTTCTTAAGCATATTTTTTTGCTTACTTTTTTGCTCATTTCTGCTATTGCTGATGTTCAATTTGGTGGTCATTCGTTTGTTGTTACTTAGAAAACTGAATAAAGATGTTCTTAGTCTTTTTTATTATTGGCAAAACTTCCATATACATCCACTTAAGCTTGTCTTATCCCTTGATTGACATCCATTACTTTTCTGATCTGTATGGGTCACCAAATTTGAGCAAAATGAGTGTGCTAGAAAAGCTAAAGCAAACCCCACTTTCTTCCACTTTTCTTGATCCTTATATGGCCTCAACCATGCGTTGTTCCCCTTGTTGGGGGCTTTATCTTTTAGTATCATACACTCCAAAAGGGAAAAGGTAAAGCCAGCTTCATCTCCCATTTTCTTCCTGCGGCCCTAGAAGTCTCCACAATTAAACTACTTTCCAATCTACACTCTACTCTTTGCTCCAAACATCTCTCGAATGAAGAATATCTTTAAACATCCCGACAAACGATTAATACtctcaaattcaaaaataaaagcaaaatcCATCAATCATCTTtggatgaaaaaaatgaaagctgGAAATTAGGAGTGGCATGTgcatattttaaatgatgtattgCTAGAGAAATGACAATGAGAAAGAAGTTGAGAGTTTCAATCAACTATTCACCTAATTGTTGTATGGTTTATTGTTTTGATGTAGGATTTTTGACAAGGATGCAGATGACCTTATACGACCTTCGATAttctttctttgtttatatatttGGTAAAGGAATCATGAATAAGTTGGATTGCTACCAGACaaaattactataaaaaaattttgttatcttttcaataaatttatttgctTATACGCATTGTCTTGAAAcaaaccaagaaaaaaaaaaacaggtgTTTTTCTTTGCTTCATTTTATGATCTTGTGTTATATGTCACTTTTTTTTCAAGAACATTAAACTTTGCTATGCAGGTTGGTTGAGCAAGTGTTTGGTAATTATCATCACACAGAATTTCTCTTTATCATGTTTGGTCTAGTTTTGCtttagacattttttttcttataaagattttgaatttttatattgGAAAGTTATTTCATGAATTGTATAAGTGTTCTTCTACTTTAgatttttgtttctcttttcagAAGAAGAGGAGTTTTTTATATTGTAATACCTACGTTTTATAATAATGTTGGACCTAGTAATCCATAATTAGAAGGATActtattttaagatttttttttaatcaaaaaggAAATATGAAATTGAGAAATATATAGAATTTATTTGGTAACATGCTCCCCTTCTTGGTAACATTCTCTATGTTGTATTTctcattcaaaacaaaaaaggttGTAGGCTAGTTTGCTTGGTTTTTTTACTAATAAAACTTTGTTTATTTACCATTGTGCAATGACTtcagttttaaaagaaaagtttttttgaaCTAAGATATCAAAAGTGCttttaaaatgagaaaaatagagGACTGCCTCTTTTAGAAAAAGCATATTTAGATGGGGAAGACTTCAAAATTCTTGTTTGAAAATTTCCAAACTAAAGTTTTATATATTCCACTCCAAAATGTTAATGCCAAAGAATAAATCATAGATGAGTTTTATCTTAATTTAATTCGAGATAAGATATAAATGTTTACGAGGTGGAACGAGAACAAAAATCACTTTTCCCTTTTTCCATTTAATCCCCATCCCTCCAAAATTCTCTATTGAATTTGGAGAGAAATTCACTGAGGTTAGTCTTTCACCTAGAGTTATTCTATATTTATAGatataattttcttaaattttgtttgaaattttcttcatttgaatGGACAATTCCTAATAAAAATTCtcatttgaaaagaaattttcCTAATAAAAACAAAACGACATTTAATATGTAATGAAAgtttaaatatgtaaaaaaatattagggTGGAGACGAGGGCAGGAAATGCATTACCTAACCTCTCATTTAGCTAACtgaaaaaatattatcaatgtGTAGCATTATTCTCGTAGGGAAACAGAACATCATAATAAGGCATtggtatatattttttaaaagctgTATTTGAATTGTCTTCCTAATGTGATGATTTGATAAGAAAGAAGTAAAGAATaaggagaaagagagagataaaTGGGCAATATGAATTGGAAGAATTTGCCAAAGGGGTTGATGAACTAAAAGATGagatgagagaaaagaaacaaagaaaaggaaaagaagagggAAGAATTGAAATGAATTGATGATTGAAAGAGTATGAATGAAACACATGGTTTGTTTCAAGAACTTTTGTGAGACAATgatcttctttcctttctttctacAACAACAAGATCAAGATGTGGGCTTTCACAACCCACAAACAAACTATGTTTGGgacattgtttttctttttcttttcttcccttATGCTTTTGAAGTTGACCATTTATCACTTCCTTTTCCAATCTTATAAATATATTctcattttttctatattttttcctttctttacctaattaaaattgttacttacttttttttttttttttttttcttacttcaATCCCTTAAAAAACAAATCTTTAGACCACTTTTGATAATCGTGTTTAagaaaggtattttttttttattgagaatatgaaaaatactcaataacaaaaaatgatatatatccATCTATACActcaactttttaaattttcaaaatatcattatcaaatcGACTTTTAAATCTAAACTATTCCCATATGGACCATGGCACTTTTTTCTTacagcacaaaaaaaaaaaaaaaaaaagtggactTTGAATGGCTTTGttattaacttatcatataaatataatgcaATGTCACTCAATTTTCAAAGAATCCACACCATTCATGGCCCTTTGCAATGAGGAATGAGAGGCTTGTCCCCTCGAATGACGAAAATACCCTTTGTGGAGTAGGAATTGGGAAAAGTTGTGATGTGTGTTGGTGGGTCAACTGGTAAAAAGTCTTCCTCTAATTTGAAAGGTGTGCTTGAGAGAGGAGGTATGTGGGTCTATcaagtttattttatatatatatatatatatatatatttggtgtGTAGACAGTTTTAGTATACTTCAACTAATTTTGCGGAATAACTCGTCGATTAAATTTTATGATATTTGGACGTTTAACAAATTTGTAAGATATTAAATCCTAAATAATTGATTTCTATACATTAAATGTATGACCTCTCAATTCTTCAtcatggttttttttctttttcattggGATCTTTTTGGAGTGTCTTTCCTTTGAATGTTTGACCCTGCAGAAAAATTCCTCATTTTTCCATACGTTTGCCCCTTCTGATCCTTAGTCTAGAGTCTCGAGTTCTCAACAAGAACAGCTATCAATCTTCCAAGAACTAACCCATTTGAGGTTTTTCTTCTGCATTTCTTCAATAGAACAATAAACCCCAAGTGTGTAATCATTCAAGGCCTCTATTTCTTCATCCCCTTTAATGGTTTAGGTTTGCTTTTTTCAGTCTCTCTCTTCTTGAACGCATTTTTGTGCTTGGTAGGTTGTGCCGCTGAGAAGATGGGCCCTAAACTCCACTGAGGTTTAATGGCGACAGGGgtctctttcttctccttcagtgGCCTCTTTGCTCCCATTTTTCAGCTGTCTCGCATTTAATTTTTCCATGAGAGTGTTTTTTTGAGCTAGATAATATTTGGGGTTTCTGATTTCTTGTCTGTAAACCTTGTGGGACGAGCTTTACACGAGGTTTCTCTGTTCAGATCTCTGATTTCTGAAATGGGTCTTTGAGATAATGCCCAAATCATGCTGGGTCTATATCTTctactttaatttaatttgtttctGATGGGCTTTTTTGTCTGCATTTTTTTTCGCCTTCGTAATCCCTAGGATGATTTGTGAATGTGGAGGTGGATTTTGGAAGTGACAGGTGATGATCTCTAGAGTTCAATGACTAATTCTATCAAAAGAAGGTTTTCTTTACTTGAAGCCTGAATTGTGGATTTGCCAAGGTGGGATATACAGCTTTGAAGA comes from Benincasa hispida cultivar B227 chromosome 2, ASM972705v1, whole genome shotgun sequence and encodes:
- the LOC120070598 gene encoding uncharacterized protein LOC120070598; translated protein: MSGGTPVAGGYMRQRHSQGYASSGDDVEDDACSRFQTMSFHTPKSRTWIEVVENVLWLASAAFIVYYGDRHSNMIYLLWHDGRLRRLPLYLGMVGIGLNVVIFIYTSMSAWSIRRFDEKWELASLSVLPIVTLLGLISFCLLSFALWPIWGFLTIPLLFTLFMACMVVFPNIMIGKFRPQSDVLRTD